The following proteins are co-located in the Rippkaea orientalis PCC 8801 genome:
- a CDS encoding DNA cytosine methyltransferase, which translates to MLCSDLVKQIEIPIHEVIVQQKFTFIDLFAGIGGFRIALKSLGGKCLGFSEIDKQAIKVYQHNFINYLTSDEREFGDITQIPNLPQNVDIIVGGVPCQPWSVAGQLKGFEDPRGRLWFDVIRLIQNSQPKSFILENVKGLAFPKNKANLDLILSHLEQAGYSVKWQVLNAYDFGLPQNRDRVFLVGIRNDIEGSQNYQFPDPLNIHPKVLDILDDLKNIKPIKKVKLSEDVLFKGFIPPSRTRFQKNDELNDFFVFSDLRNGHTTIHSWDIIDTTERQKLICLTHLKQRRCKIGGKKDGHPLAYQEFLPLIPDLKIEELNELVEKQIFRIAGNNEYEFVNSKNMSGINGIYRIILPTADIIPTLTARGSNDYIATVAIQAEHPDVYKKLFLQKIYKPRKYIKITATHARKLQGFPSDFQFHPKEDIAKRQFGNAVPVPAVEYVAKELLKIILKPFSCLLK; encoded by the coding sequence ATGTTATGCTCTGACTTAGTCAAACAAATTGAGATTCCTATTCATGAAGTAATTGTTCAGCAAAAGTTTACCTTTATTGACTTGTTTGCGGGGATAGGAGGGTTTAGAATTGCACTAAAAAGCTTAGGAGGCAAGTGTTTAGGTTTTTCGGAAATTGATAAGCAAGCTATTAAGGTATATCAACATAACTTTATCAATTATTTGACCAGTGATGAAAGAGAGTTTGGAGATATTACTCAAATTCCAAATTTACCTCAAAATGTTGATATTATTGTGGGCGGTGTTCCATGTCAACCTTGGTCAGTAGCAGGACAATTGAAAGGATTTGAAGATCCTAGAGGGCGATTGTGGTTTGATGTTATCCGATTAATTCAGAATAGTCAACCCAAAAGTTTCATTTTGGAAAACGTTAAAGGGTTAGCCTTTCCTAAAAATAAAGCCAATCTTGATCTAATCCTATCGCATTTAGAACAGGCTGGTTATTCGGTAAAATGGCAAGTTTTAAACGCCTATGATTTTGGCTTGCCGCAAAATAGAGATCGAGTTTTTCTGGTAGGAATTAGAAATGATATCGAAGGATCTCAAAATTATCAGTTTCCTGACCCCCTAAACATTCATCCTAAAGTATTAGATATTTTAGATGACTTAAAGAATATTAAACCCATTAAAAAAGTTAAACTATCTGAAGATGTTCTCTTTAAGGGGTTTATTCCGCCTTCAAGAACTCGCTTTCAGAAAAATGACGAACTTAATGACTTCTTTGTTTTTTCAGATTTAAGAAATGGTCATACAACGATTCATTCCTGGGATATTATTGATACAACAGAAAGACAAAAATTGATCTGTTTAACTCATTTAAAACAGAGAAGATGTAAAATAGGGGGTAAAAAAGATGGACATCCTCTAGCTTATCAAGAATTTTTACCACTTATCCCTGATCTGAAAATCGAAGAATTGAATGAATTAGTTGAAAAACAAATCTTTCGTATTGCTGGTAATAATGAATATGAATTTGTCAATTCTAAGAATATGTCTGGTATTAATGGTATTTATCGAATTATTTTACCCACTGCCGATATTATCCCCACTTTAACGGCAAGAGGTTCTAATGATTACATTGCTACCGTTGCTATTCAAGCTGAGCATCCTGACGTTTATAAAAAGTTATTCCTCCAAAAAATTTATAAACCTCGTAAATATATTAAAATTACGGCAACCCATGCTCGAAAATTACAAGGGTTTCCCTCAGATTTCCAATTTCATCCTAAAGAAGATATT
- a CDS encoding cation:proton antiporter, giving the protein MLQLLGQWVFANSSSVNSQSYGDLEGLAIILIILLLVATTVALITQKLRIPYVTGLVIAGLPITDVLSRQIGLDPALVLNLFLPILIFEAAINTDVSRLRSTFKPIALLAGPGAVFSAAIIAGLVKFGLGLAWIPVLLIGVILANTDTVSMIAVFKEIRVPSRLSSIVEGETLFNDAAALISFNLLLTIHGTGSLTFLEGVQEFLIVALGGSLIGAILGYLSLPIFARLDDPLSSLLLTVAVALGTFQVGQFLGVSGAVAVVVCGLIFGNLGLSQTTSASERITLLSFWEYASFIVNTFIFLLIGIEIDPLTLWRTLPAILLVVVAYQLARILSVYFLLPILRWIDRPIPLRWQHVLVLGNIKGSLSMALALTIPLTLPGREEIITLVFGAVLFSLVGQGLILPWLVKGLNLSNFSKLREEIETLQIQLMTSKAAQGELENLLKSGILPKAIYEEMRSAYQVKVAASEHRLRDLYNQSSDQSSNSAGERTKLDAIRRRLLLAEKGVVNDALRKRVISENLAQAYLTELDEQLLKLEDD; this is encoded by the coding sequence ATGCTTCAATTATTAGGACAATGGGTTTTCGCCAATAGTAGTTCAGTCAACTCACAAAGCTATGGTGACTTAGAAGGACTGGCTATTATCCTAATTATTTTGCTCCTAGTAGCAACAACCGTTGCCCTAATCACCCAAAAACTGCGGATTCCCTATGTAACAGGGTTAGTCATAGCAGGATTACCGATTACTGATGTATTATCCCGTCAAATCGGCTTAGATCCAGCCTTAGTCCTCAATCTTTTCTTGCCCATTCTGATCTTTGAAGCTGCCATTAATACCGATGTCAGTCGCCTACGGAGTACGTTTAAACCCATTGCCCTTTTAGCCGGTCCGGGTGCCGTCTTTTCTGCGGCCATTATCGCAGGTCTTGTCAAATTTGGGTTAGGATTAGCCTGGATTCCCGTCCTACTGATAGGAGTCATCCTTGCTAACACCGATACCGTCTCCATGATTGCTGTCTTTAAAGAGATCCGTGTCCCCTCACGACTGTCCTCCATTGTTGAAGGAGAAACCCTCTTTAACGACGCGGCTGCCCTAATTTCCTTTAACCTGCTTTTAACCATCCATGGAACAGGCTCATTGACGTTCCTAGAAGGCGTTCAGGAATTCCTGATTGTCGCCCTAGGGGGAAGCCTAATTGGGGCTATTTTAGGCTATTTAAGCCTTCCGATCTTCGCCCGTTTAGACGATCCCCTCAGTAGCCTTCTCTTAACCGTTGCCGTTGCCCTAGGAACCTTCCAAGTCGGTCAATTCCTGGGGGTATCGGGTGCGGTAGCAGTCGTTGTCTGTGGGTTAATTTTCGGCAATCTGGGGCTATCTCAGACGACTTCAGCCTCCGAACGCATCACCCTCTTAAGTTTCTGGGAATACGCCAGTTTTATCGTCAATACCTTTATTTTTTTATTAATCGGCATTGAAATTGATCCTCTGACCCTATGGCGAACGCTGCCAGCGATTTTATTAGTGGTAGTTGCTTATCAACTCGCTCGCATTCTGTCCGTTTATTTCCTATTACCGATACTACGCTGGATCGATCGCCCTATCCCCCTGCGCTGGCAGCACGTCTTAGTCTTAGGTAACATTAAAGGCTCTCTATCGATGGCACTCGCGTTAACCATTCCTTTGACCTTACCCGGACGAGAAGAAATTATCACACTGGTTTTTGGCGCAGTGTTATTTTCCTTAGTTGGACAGGGATTAATTCTACCCTGGCTTGTTAAAGGACTAAATCTCTCCAATTTTTCCAAACTGAGGGAAGAAATTGAAACCCTACAGATTCAATTGATGACTTCTAAAGCCGCTCAAGGTGAATTAGAGAATTTATTGAAGTCCGGTATCTTACCCAAAGCCATTTACGAAGAAATGCGATCGGCCTATCAAGTTAAAGTGGCCGCTTCTGAACATCGTTTGCGAGATCTATATAATCAGAGTTCAGATCAATCCTCGAATAGTGCTGGCGAACGGACTAAACTTGATGCCATTCGTCGTCGTTTATTACTAGCTGAAAAAGGCGTTGTTAACGATGCCTTACGCAAGCGTGTTATTTCAGAAAACCTAGCACAAGCCTATCTTACAGAACTTGATGAACAACTGTTGAAACTTGAAGATGACTAA
- a CDS encoding Rpn family recombination-promoting nuclease/putative transposase, with the protein MKTDTIFYRLFQSFSEFFFELINQSSEQANAYQFSSVEVKQLAFRIDGVFLPKTEAQPIYFLEVQFQKDHNFYGRFFGEIFLYLSQTSLESDWRGVIIYPNYQVESSKIERYQELLNPRRVQRIYLNQLENRPPISIGLAIVELIIVQETQVFEIATPLIAEIRQQIIDEKQQQDLLELLETILIYKLPRANYKEIEAMFSLSDLKQTKVYQEALEEGIKEGIKEGEILTKLASIPRMLKLGLSIEIIAASLDLPLETVQQEVNKNQ; encoded by the coding sequence ATGAAAACAGACACCATTTTTTATCGTCTTTTTCAATCCTTCTCTGAGTTTTTCTTTGAACTCATTAATCAATCTTCTGAACAAGCAAACGCTTATCAATTCTCTTCAGTAGAAGTAAAACAATTAGCCTTTCGTATTGATGGTGTATTTTTGCCTAAAACTGAGGCTCAGCCCATCTATTTTTTAGAAGTTCAGTTTCAAAAAGATCATAATTTTTATGGTCGCTTTTTTGGAGAGATTTTTCTTTATTTAAGCCAAACTTCTCTAGAATCTGATTGGAGAGGAGTTATTATTTACCCTAATTATCAAGTAGAATCATCCAAGATTGAACGATATCAAGAATTACTTAATCCTCGACGGGTTCAACGAATTTATCTCAATCAACTCGAAAATCGTCCCCCAATTTCTATAGGACTTGCTATAGTAGAATTAATCATCGTTCAAGAAACCCAAGTCTTTGAAATTGCTACCCCTCTAATTGCAGAAATTCGTCAACAAATCATTGATGAAAAACAACAACAAGACCTGTTAGAATTATTAGAGACAATTTTAATCTATAAATTACCCCGCGCCAATTATAAGGAGATAGAAGCTATGTTTAGTTTAAGTGATTTAAAACAAACAAAAGTTTATCAAGAAGCTTTAGAAGAGGGAATCAAAGAGGGAATCAAAGAGGGAGAAATTTTAACAAAACTAGCGTCTATTCCGAGAATGCTTAAGTTAGGACTGAGTATAGAAATTATTGCAGCATCTCTAGATTTGCCTTTAGAAACAGTCCAGCAAGAAGTCAATAAAAATCAATAA
- a CDS encoding DUF5989 family protein, whose protein sequence is MEGFIDLLKDLWGFLKERKKYWLAPLIITLVLLGALIVFTQGSAIAPFIYTLF, encoded by the coding sequence ATGGAAGGCTTTATTGATTTATTAAAAGATCTATGGGGATTTTTAAAGGAACGGAAAAAGTATTGGTTAGCCCCATTAATTATTACCTTGGTGTTATTAGGAGCCTTAATTGTCTTTACCCAGGGATCTGCGATCGCTCCTTTTATTTACACCCTATTCTAA
- a CDS encoding SxtJ family membrane protein produces MFYEIPKLDKKGLRDFGVLTGSIIAILFGLILPLLWRHHLPLIPWIIGGVLCVLGLIIPQSLKPIYYGWMKIAQVLAWVNSRIILGMIFFLIITPMAIVMRLAKRDTMQRHFEFALETYCIRSKIRDKISMEKPY; encoded by the coding sequence ATGTTTTATGAAATTCCCAAATTAGATAAAAAAGGGTTACGAGATTTTGGTGTATTAACAGGAAGTATTATTGCTATTTTATTTGGCTTAATATTGCCCTTACTTTGGCGACACCATTTACCCCTTATTCCTTGGATTATTGGGGGAGTATTGTGTGTTTTAGGACTCATTATCCCGCAATCTCTTAAACCGATTTATTACGGATGGATGAAGATTGCACAGGTTCTTGCTTGGGTTAATAGTCGGATTATTTTAGGGATGATTTTTTTCCTGATTATAACGCCGATGGCTATAGTGATGAGACTAGCCAAGCGAGATACCATGCAAAGACATTTTGAATTTGCCTTAGAAACCTATTGCATTCGTAGTAAAATTAGAGATAAAATTAGTATGGAGAAACCTTATTAA
- a CDS encoding carbamoyltransferase, protein MNILGISAYYHDSAAALVQDGKILAAAQEERFTRKKHDARFPQNAIVYALEEAKIPLQKLDYIVFYEKPLVTFERLLETYLAYAPQGFKSFVMAMSVWLEEKLYLKTVLKKELAKLANCKTSQLPPLLFTEHHQSHAASAFFPSPFAQAAVLCFDGVGEWATTSLWLGNGHELTPQWEINFPHSLGLLYSAFTYYTGFKVNSGEYKLMGLAPYGEPKYVDVILDNLVDIKEDGTFRLNMKYFNYTTGLTMTNQKFDQLFGSPPRKPESELTQREMNIAASIQKVTEEIVLRLANKAHQELGVDYLCLAGGVALNCVANGRILRESKFKDIWIQPAAGDAGGAIGAALAIWHQYLEKPRQVEVRSDKKNHLDGMQGTYLGPQFSHQEIGQYLNDVRAKYNYLEEQELLAKVAEIIAQGNIVGWFQGRMEFGPRALGHRSIIGDPRNEKMQSVMNLKIKYRESFRPFAPSVLGERVSDYFHLDKPSPYMLLVASVKEDLCFPMTEEQKQLFGIEKLNVPRSKIPAITHVDYSARVQTVHPETNPRYYQLIKEFEKLTGCGVLVNTSFNVRGEPIVCTPEDAYRCFMRTEMDYLVLENYLLAKSDQPQWQKDDSWKTEFELD, encoded by the coding sequence ATGAATATTTTAGGAATTTCAGCCTATTATCACGATAGTGCAGCAGCTTTAGTTCAAGACGGGAAGATTCTCGCTGCCGCACAAGAAGAACGCTTTACGCGCAAAAAACACGACGCGAGGTTCCCCCAAAATGCTATTGTTTATGCCCTAGAAGAAGCTAAAATCCCGCTACAGAAACTAGATTATATTGTATTTTACGAAAAACCCCTGGTTACTTTTGAAAGACTCCTAGAAACCTATTTAGCTTACGCACCGCAAGGGTTTAAATCTTTTGTTATGGCTATGTCAGTGTGGTTAGAAGAGAAGCTGTATCTCAAAACTGTCCTCAAAAAAGAACTGGCAAAACTCGCTAATTGTAAAACTTCTCAACTCCCTCCTTTATTATTTACAGAACACCATCAGTCTCACGCAGCATCAGCATTTTTTCCCAGTCCTTTTGCTCAAGCGGCAGTACTATGTTTTGATGGAGTAGGAGAATGGGCTACGACTTCTTTATGGTTAGGAAATGGTCATGAATTAACTCCTCAATGGGAGATAAATTTTCCCCATTCTTTGGGCTTACTTTATTCAGCTTTTACTTATTATACAGGATTTAAAGTTAACTCCGGAGAATATAAATTAATGGGGTTAGCCCCCTACGGTGAACCCAAGTATGTTGATGTTATTTTAGACAATTTAGTTGATATAAAAGAGGATGGCACATTCCGTTTAAATATGAAGTATTTTAATTATACAACGGGATTAACCATGACCAATCAAAAGTTTGATCAACTGTTTGGTTCTCCTCCCCGTAAACCCGAAAGCGAACTAACTCAACGGGAGATGAATATTGCAGCTTCCATTCAAAAAGTTACCGAAGAAATTGTGCTTAGATTAGCGAATAAAGCCCATCAAGAACTAGGAGTAGATTATCTCTGTTTAGCCGGAGGAGTTGCCCTCAATTGTGTTGCTAATGGACGGATTTTACGAGAAAGCAAATTTAAGGATATTTGGATTCAACCCGCCGCAGGAGATGCAGGAGGGGCGATTGGGGCAGCCTTAGCTATTTGGCATCAATACTTAGAAAAGCCCCGTCAGGTAGAAGTCAGAAGCGATAAAAAAAATCACTTAGATGGGATGCAAGGGACTTATTTAGGTCCTCAATTTTCTCATCAAGAAATTGGTCAATATTTAAACGATGTTAGGGCTAAATATAATTATTTAGAAGAACAAGAATTACTGGCAAAAGTTGCTGAAATTATCGCCCAAGGTAACATCGTTGGATGGTTTCAAGGACGCATGGAATTTGGTCCGCGTGCCTTGGGACATCGTTCGATTATTGGTGATCCCCGTAATGAGAAAATGCAGTCGGTGATGAACCTAAAAATTAAATATCGAGAATCTTTTCGTCCCTTTGCACCGTCAGTATTAGGGGAACGAGTGAGTGACTATTTCCACTTAGATAAACCGAGTCCTTATATGTTGTTAGTTGCCTCCGTTAAAGAAGATTTATGTTTCCCGATGACTGAGGAACAAAAACAACTTTTTGGCATCGAAAAACTTAATGTTCCTCGCTCAAAAATCCCCGCTATCACCCATGTTGATTATTCAGCAAGGGTGCAAACCGTTCACCCTGAAACGAACCCCCGTTACTATCAATTAATCAAGGAATTTGAAAAGTTGACAGGGTGCGGAGTTTTGGTGAATACTTCTTTTAATGTCAGAGGAGAACCGATTGTTTGTACTCCTGAAGATGCCTATCGTTGTTTTATGCGAACAGAGATGGATTATTTAGTGCTAGAAAATTATTTATTAGCCAAATCTGATCAACCTCAATGGCAAAAAGATGATTCTTGGAAAACCGAATTTGAACTAGACTAA
- a CDS encoding PAS domain S-box protein: MLRVNETEWRAIVNLTGVGIAQADLQTGRFLQVNPAFCRLTGYTEAELLTLTIDDLNHPDDRIFDQQRNLNLLQRGSYQSEKRYQRKDGSTVWVLATGDIIQDAQGQPIQAFVMVQDISDMKQRKAEPQQLELFLQTSEAKLSRILNSAIAAISSFRIYANRDWEYDYWSAGCEKIYGYPLEVYQDKYFWLSQVVPEDCEQKIIPLFEDFFAERDATVEYRFRHQDGSIRWFSSSYSSQKITEDCWIVTTVNYDITTRKQAEIDLEKTQKRLQQQLAEIETIYQSAPIGLCVLDTNLRFVRINQRLAEINGLPVEAHLGRTVREVLPQLADTAEQILGQILTTGEPLLNVEITGETPAYPDVQRTWLENFWPLKDRDRIIGISTLCQEITERKQAELALNQQIAKERLLLEITQAIYQTLDVRQILQTAVAQVQRCWDTDRVIIFQFDPDGSGTVVAESVKADYPAILGSEIHDPCFEKHYIEPYRQGRVSAIADFLTAQVEPCYQEFMAQFQVRGNLVVPILQREQLWGLLIAHQCSAPRQWQPSEIELLQQVALQLGIAIQQAKLYEKNAEQAAFIDVASDGIFVQDLTSRILFWSQGAERLYGWTAQEAIGKMAAELLLQDSVSELESSLQMTLKQGYWRGELHHLTQEKAEIIVESRWTLMRDAQGNPISILTVNTDITEKKLLEKQLFHAQRLESIGTLASGIAHDLNNILTPLLSISQLLQLKYSNLDESTLRLLQILTINTQRAANIVKQLLLFSSSTETEFSLISPSQLLEDVFKFLGETFPKSIEIEVGISPDLWLINGDPTQLYQVLMNLCVNARDAMPDGGQLTISAQNINIDQQYSYTNHQIKVGQYVVITIKDTGRGIPREILDRIFDPFFTTKPLSQGTGLGLSTALGIIKNHGGTIEVYSDPNNSRGTQFNIYLPISETIAVSETTTGQVIPSGQQELILVVDDEVSIGEITKTTLETYNYRAIAVDNSIDAIAYYAQHYQEIQIVLIDLLMPEIDGLTIMRALKRINPDVKLIVTTGLTTPENSKAAQSLGIKGFLPKPYTAETLLLMMAKVVS; encoded by the coding sequence ATGCTCAGAGTTAATGAAACTGAATGGCGTGCCATAGTCAATCTCACGGGGGTGGGGATAGCTCAAGCTGATCTCCAAACTGGACGGTTTTTGCAGGTTAATCCCGCTTTTTGTCGGTTAACAGGCTATACGGAAGCCGAATTACTCACCCTGACCATAGACGATCTTAACCATCCCGATGACCGTATCTTTGATCAACAACGTAACCTCAATCTTTTACAAAGAGGCAGTTATCAGTCAGAAAAACGCTATCAACGCAAAGACGGCAGCACCGTCTGGGTACTAGCAACAGGCGATATTATTCAGGATGCGCAGGGGCAACCGATTCAGGCTTTTGTGATGGTTCAGGACATTAGCGATATGAAGCAGCGCAAAGCGGAACCCCAACAACTCGAACTGTTCTTGCAAACCTCCGAAGCCAAACTCAGCCGTATTTTAAATAGTGCGATCGCTGCCATTTCCAGTTTTCGGATCTATGCTAACCGAGACTGGGAATACGACTATTGGTCGGCAGGATGCGAAAAAATCTATGGTTATCCCCTCGAAGTCTATCAAGATAAATATTTTTGGCTATCTCAGGTAGTCCCAGAGGATTGTGAGCAGAAGATAATCCCCCTGTTTGAGGATTTCTTTGCCGAACGCGATGCCACAGTTGAGTATCGTTTTCGTCATCAAGATGGCTCAATTCGTTGGTTCTCCAGTTCCTACTCGTCTCAAAAAATCACCGAGGATTGTTGGATCGTCACAACGGTTAATTATGATATTACTACTCGCAAACAAGCAGAAATTGACCTAGAAAAAACTCAAAAGCGACTTCAACAGCAATTAGCAGAAATCGAAACCATTTACCAATCAGCCCCCATCGGACTCTGTGTTTTAGATACCAATCTACGCTTTGTTCGGATCAACCAACGACTAGCCGAAATCAACGGACTTCCCGTTGAAGCTCATCTCGGTCGAACCGTTAGGGAAGTGCTTCCCCAACTTGCTGATACAGCCGAACAGATCTTAGGGCAGATTTTGACCACCGGGGAACCCCTGTTGAATGTGGAAATTACAGGAGAAACCCCGGCCTATCCTGACGTGCAAAGAACCTGGTTAGAAAACTTTTGGCCGCTCAAAGATCGCGATCGCATCATTGGCATCAGTACGCTTTGTCAGGAGATTACCGAGCGCAAACAAGCAGAACTGGCCTTAAATCAGCAAATAGCTAAAGAACGTCTGCTCCTTGAAATTACCCAAGCCATTTACCAAACCCTCGATGTCCGCCAAATTTTACAAACCGCCGTCGCTCAGGTACAACGATGTTGGGACACCGATCGCGTTATTATTTTTCAATTTGATCCCGATGGGTCAGGGACGGTGGTTGCTGAATCGGTAAAAGCCGATTATCCTGCGATTTTGGGGTCGGAGATTCATGATCCTTGTTTTGAGAAGCACTACATAGAACCCTATCGTCAGGGGCGAGTCTCAGCGATCGCTGACTTTCTGACGGCTCAAGTAGAACCTTGCTATCAAGAGTTCATGGCTCAATTTCAGGTTAGAGGCAATCTTGTCGTCCCCATTTTACAACGGGAACAGTTGTGGGGTTTATTGATCGCCCATCAGTGCAGTGCTCCCCGACAGTGGCAACCCTCGGAAATTGAACTCCTACAACAAGTAGCTCTTCAGTTGGGTATTGCCATTCAACAAGCGAAACTCTACGAAAAAAATGCCGAACAGGCGGCCTTCATCGATGTTGCTAGTGATGGCATTTTTGTTCAAGACTTGACTAGCCGTATTTTATTCTGGAGCCAAGGAGCAGAACGCTTGTATGGTTGGACAGCCCAAGAGGCTATCGGTAAAATGGCTGCTGAACTCTTGCTTCAGGACTCTGTGTCTGAACTAGAAAGTTCTCTCCAGATGACCCTCAAACAAGGATATTGGAGAGGGGAACTACACCACCTAACCCAAGAGAAGGCAGAAATCATCGTCGAAAGTCGCTGGACATTAATGCGCGATGCTCAGGGCAATCCTATCTCAATTTTGACAGTTAATACCGATATTACCGAGAAAAAACTCTTAGAAAAGCAATTATTCCACGCTCAACGCCTAGAGAGTATTGGGACATTGGCCAGTGGCATCGCCCACGACCTCAATAATATTTTGACTCCTTTGCTCAGTATTTCCCAACTGTTACAACTAAAATATTCTAATTTGGATGAATCAACCTTACGACTCCTGCAAATTCTGACAATCAATACCCAACGCGCGGCAAATATCGTTAAGCAATTGCTCTTGTTTTCCTCCTCCACTGAAACGGAATTTAGCTTAATCTCGCCATCTCAACTCCTAGAAGACGTTTTCAAATTCTTAGGAGAAACCTTCCCCAAATCTATTGAGATTGAAGTCGGAATTTCTCCTGATTTGTGGCTGATTAATGGTGATCCTACCCAACTTTATCAAGTTTTGATGAACCTTTGTGTTAATGCACGCGATGCAATGCCTGATGGGGGTCAACTAACCATCTCTGCCCAAAATATTAACATTGATCAACAATATTCCTATACCAATCACCAGATCAAAGTCGGGCAATACGTTGTCATTACCATCAAAGATACGGGAAGGGGCATTCCTCGAGAAATCCTTGACCGCATTTTCGATCCCTTTTTTACCACAAAACCCTTGAGTCAAGGAACAGGGTTAGGACTTTCTACCGCCTTGGGCATTATCAAAAATCATGGTGGTACTATCGAAGTGTACAGCGATCCCAACAACAGCAGGGGTACTCAATTTAACATTTATTTACCGATCAGCGAGACGATCGCTGTTTCTGAAACTACGACGGGTCAGGTTATTCCCTCTGGACAGCAAGAATTAATCTTAGTTGTGGATGATGAAGTCTCGATAGGAGAAATTACGAAAACTACCTTAGAAACCTATAATTATCGAGCGATCGCGGTTGATAATAGCATTGATGCTATCGCTTATTATGCCCAACACTATCAAGAGATTCAAATTGTTTTGATAGATTTGCTCATGCCAGAAATCGATGGATTAACCATCATGCGGGCTTTAAAAAGAATTAATCCTGATGTTAAGCTCATTGTGACAACTGGACTCACAACCCCAGAAAACAGTAAAGCCGCTCAATCCCTCGGAATCAAAGGGTTTTTGCCCAAACCCTACACAGCCGAAACGTTATTATTGATGATGGCAAAAGTTGTAAGCTAA